The following are encoded together in the Desulfococcus multivorans genome:
- a CDS encoding cytochrome c3 family protein has translation MDRMLLSALVLWFVVLSFLGIGSVVKTPEAPSDARAAAYFPHDRHMEVVDGCNRCHHRFVDGVNVLEEDELDGGEAMRCRTCHTDANAIDGREAFHRQCIQCHRALEKEGNVSGPRTCGTCHPKTVSGDLDALIIQR, from the coding sequence ATGGACAGAATGTTGCTCAGCGCACTTGTACTTTGGTTTGTTGTTCTATCTTTTCTGGGGATCGGCAGCGTCGTCAAGACACCTGAAGCGCCTTCGGATGCACGCGCCGCCGCATATTTCCCCCATGACAGGCATATGGAGGTCGTGGATGGTTGCAACCGCTGTCATCACAGATTCGTCGACGGCGTCAATGTCCTGGAGGAAGATGAGTTGGACGGCGGCGAGGCCATGCGATGTCGAACCTGTCACACCGACGCGAATGCCATCGATGGGCGGGAAGCCTTTCATCGACAGTGCATCCAGTGCCACCGGGCCCTCGAAAAAGAGGGCAACGTCAGCGGGCCTCGGACCTGCGGAACCTGCCACCCGAAAACCGTGTCGGGTGATCTCGATGCACTGATCATTCAACGATAG
- a CDS encoding methylenetetrahydrofolate reductase C-terminal domain-containing protein: protein MVKGKRKPFDEIKGMIKNHKKVLNVGCGGCVSVCYAGGLKEVAILNDQLNASFKQDGIDIQIDGYTVERQCNQDLLAELDRIVPRYDAMMSMACGAGCQYLAERFPQTPVYPAINTMFIGVDKEVGIFEERCRACGNCVLGYTGGICPVTRCAKGLFNGPCGGTNITSCEVSKDIPCAWYDIYMRLKEIGQLENIMKIKEPMEWQNTIRGTFVQLGYEERFAEKEKKTGFFSRIH from the coding sequence ATGGTAAAGGGCAAAAGAAAACCTTTTGATGAAATTAAGGGTATGATCAAAAACCACAAAAAGGTTTTGAATGTCGGCTGCGGCGGCTGCGTGTCGGTCTGCTACGCCGGAGGCCTCAAGGAGGTCGCTATCCTGAATGATCAGCTGAACGCCTCTTTCAAGCAGGACGGTATCGACATCCAGATCGACGGCTACACCGTCGAACGTCAGTGCAACCAGGATCTTCTGGCAGAACTGGATCGGATCGTTCCCCGATATGACGCCATGATGTCCATGGCTTGCGGCGCCGGTTGCCAATACCTGGCGGAACGGTTCCCTCAGACACCGGTTTATCCCGCCATCAACACCATGTTCATCGGGGTGGATAAAGAGGTCGGCATTTTCGAAGAACGTTGCCGTGCCTGCGGTAACTGCGTACTCGGCTACACCGGGGGCATATGTCCCGTAACGCGGTGCGCCAAGGGGCTTTTCAACGGCCCCTGCGGCGGGACCAACATCACCAGCTGCGAGGTCAGCAAGGATATCCCGTGCGCGTGGTACGATATCTATATGCGCCTCAAGGAAATCGGCCAACTCGAGAACATCATGAAGATCAAGGAGCCGATGGAATGGCAGAACACGATCCGCGGCACTTTCGTCCAGCTGGGATACGAGGAGCGTTTTGCCGAGAAAGAAAAGAAGACCGGCTTTTTCAGTCGAATTCATTAG
- the leuS gene encoding leucine--tRNA ligase, with translation MDERYTPRTIEAKWQKYWETSGVFKVSETPGKPKYYLLEMFPYPSGKIHMGHVRNYTIGDVVGRYKRMRGFNVLHPMGWDAFGMPAENAAISNDTHPAAWTYDNIDAMRKQLKQLGFSYDWDREIATCRPEYYRWEQWLFIKMYEKGMAYRKESFVNWCEPCQTVLANEQVEAGMCWRCGKPVRQKKLWQWFFRITDYAEDLLVHCDALPGWPDKVTTMQKNWIGKSVGAEIRFPIEDSAESVSVFTTRQDTVFGATFMCLAPEHPLVVELSRGKPEADAIDAFVDKTALQDRSARAVESYEKEGVFTGAYCINPLTGRKMPIYAANFALMEYGTGAVMSVPAHDQRDFEFARKYGLDIIVVVSPEDRELDPATMTEAYAGEGEMVNSGIFNGMSNRQALDEVAAYLEREGLGKKTVSFRLRDWGISRQRYWGTPIPMIHCPTCGILPVPEADLPIILPEDASLLDGGRSPLPTLPEFARVVCPACGNTSARRETDTMDTFVESSWYFDRYCSPRYEEGMFDRKAVDYWMPVDQYIGGVEHAILHLLYSRYFTRVLNDLGLIDCREPFTRLLTQGMVCKESTSCPEHGYLFPDQVTWEADGPRCKLCNGSVTVGRVEKMSKSKKNVIDPGTLMDQYGADTTRLFCLFAAPPERDLEWNDQGVEGGLRFLNRVWRLVLDWNPLIDGIPPYEGTPEDLDEELRDIYRKIHETIRKVTNDIEDRFHFNTAISAVMELVNAMYAVEREGASPRKAAVMRLGIESAVLLLSPMVPHFAEEIWESLGHQPSVLQAPWPSYRKNALVRNEILIVIQVNGKLRGKFSVDPEADDDAIKSMALADERVRRFIEGRPVRKVILVRNKLVNIVV, from the coding sequence ATGGATGAGCGATACACCCCCAGGACCATCGAAGCCAAATGGCAGAAATATTGGGAGACGTCAGGGGTCTTCAAGGTCAGCGAGACGCCCGGCAAGCCGAAGTATTACCTTTTGGAAATGTTTCCCTACCCTTCGGGAAAAATCCACATGGGTCATGTTCGCAACTACACCATCGGTGACGTTGTGGGGCGATACAAGCGGATGCGCGGGTTTAACGTGCTGCATCCCATGGGGTGGGACGCCTTCGGCATGCCCGCGGAAAACGCCGCGATTTCCAACGACACTCACCCGGCCGCGTGGACCTACGACAATATCGACGCCATGCGAAAGCAGCTGAAACAGCTCGGTTTTTCCTATGACTGGGATCGTGAAATCGCAACATGTCGGCCGGAATACTACCGATGGGAACAGTGGCTCTTCATCAAAATGTATGAAAAAGGGATGGCCTACCGGAAGGAATCCTTCGTCAACTGGTGCGAACCCTGCCAGACCGTTCTCGCCAACGAACAGGTCGAGGCCGGTATGTGCTGGCGCTGCGGCAAACCCGTTCGACAGAAAAAGCTCTGGCAGTGGTTTTTCAGGATCACCGACTACGCCGAAGATCTACTGGTGCATTGCGATGCATTGCCCGGGTGGCCCGACAAGGTGACCACCATGCAGAAAAACTGGATCGGAAAAAGCGTTGGGGCGGAAATCCGGTTTCCCATCGAAGACTCAGCCGAATCCGTTTCGGTCTTCACGACGCGTCAGGATACCGTTTTCGGAGCGACCTTCATGTGCCTCGCCCCCGAACACCCCCTGGTTGTGGAGCTGTCACGGGGAAAGCCTGAAGCGGACGCGATCGATGCCTTTGTCGATAAGACGGCGCTTCAGGATCGTTCGGCCAGGGCAGTGGAATCCTATGAGAAGGAGGGTGTTTTCACGGGAGCCTACTGCATCAACCCCTTGACCGGCCGGAAAATGCCCATCTACGCCGCCAATTTCGCATTGATGGAATACGGCACCGGCGCCGTCATGTCTGTCCCGGCCCATGATCAACGGGATTTTGAGTTTGCCCGGAAATACGGTCTCGACATCATCGTCGTCGTGAGCCCGGAGGACCGGGAACTGGATCCCGCTACAATGACCGAAGCCTATGCCGGGGAAGGGGAGATGGTCAATTCGGGCATTTTCAACGGCATGTCCAATCGTCAGGCACTGGATGAAGTGGCGGCCTACCTGGAACGTGAGGGCCTCGGAAAAAAAACCGTCAGCTTCCGGCTCAGGGATTGGGGAATATCCCGGCAACGCTATTGGGGAACGCCCATACCCATGATTCATTGCCCCACCTGCGGCATTCTGCCGGTACCCGAAGCGGATCTGCCCATCATTCTCCCCGAGGACGCATCCCTGCTCGACGGCGGAAGGTCGCCTTTGCCGACGCTGCCTGAATTCGCCCGGGTCGTCTGCCCCGCCTGCGGCAATACCTCAGCCCGACGCGAGACCGATACCATGGATACCTTTGTGGAATCCTCCTGGTATTTCGATCGTTACTGCAGTCCGCGTTATGAAGAGGGGATGTTCGACAGAAAAGCCGTCGACTACTGGATGCCGGTGGATCAATATATCGGCGGCGTAGAACACGCTATTCTTCACCTTCTCTACTCCCGATATTTCACGCGGGTTCTCAATGATCTCGGACTGATCGATTGCAGGGAACCCTTTACCCGGCTGCTGACCCAGGGGATGGTCTGCAAGGAGAGCACCTCCTGTCCGGAGCACGGGTATCTGTTTCCCGATCAGGTCACCTGGGAAGCCGACGGCCCGAGATGCAAACTGTGCAACGGATCGGTCACCGTCGGTCGCGTGGAGAAGATGTCCAAATCCAAGAAAAACGTCATCGATCCGGGAACGCTCATGGACCAATACGGCGCCGACACGACCCGTCTTTTCTGTCTGTTTGCCGCCCCACCCGAACGGGATCTGGAGTGGAACGACCAGGGCGTCGAAGGGGGACTTCGCTTTCTGAACCGGGTTTGGCGCCTGGTGCTCGATTGGAACCCCCTTATCGACGGCATCCCCCCCTATGAGGGCACACCGGAAGACCTCGACGAAGAACTCCGCGACATCTATCGGAAAATTCATGAAACGATCAGGAAGGTGACCAACGACATCGAAGACCGCTTTCACTTCAACACCGCCATCAGCGCCGTGATGGAACTGGTGAATGCCATGTACGCCGTCGAAAGGGAGGGGGCCTCTCCCCGGAAAGCGGCGGTGATGCGATTGGGGATCGAATCCGCAGTCCTGCTCCTCTCACCGATGGTACCCCATTTCGCGGAGGAAATATGGGAGAGTCTCGGTCATCAACCCTCGGTTCTGCAGGCACCGTGGCCGTCCTACCGGAAAAACGCTCTCGTCAGGAACGAGATACTCATCGTTATTCAGGTCAACGGAAAACTGAGGGGCAAGTTCAGTGTCGACCCCGAAGCCGACGACGATGCGATCAAGTCCATGGCCCTTGCCGATGAACGGGTCCGGAGGTTCATCGAAGGACGCCCGGTTCGAAAAGTCATTCTGGTCCGGAACAAACTGGTCAATATCGTCGTGTAA
- a CDS encoding LptE family protein: protein MFNRRSGHRRSLPIWMLAAVVLSMTACGYRFSAGEKLGENISTVSVKMLENRTAETGVEHIFTNDLIFEFTKNGNTVVESDDADAVLSGTIVAMPVATVAYRGQITSVERRITAVVSLSLSDRNGEIIWSANGISESETYGILTEKIATDYNKREAIRALSQRLAEAVYSRITDKF, encoded by the coding sequence ATGTTCAACCGTCGTTCGGGACATCGCCGGTCATTGCCGATCTGGATGCTCGCCGCCGTTGTTCTGTCGATGACCGCCTGCGGTTATCGCTTCTCCGCCGGCGAAAAGCTGGGAGAAAACATCTCGACGGTTTCGGTCAAGATGCTTGAAAACCGGACCGCTGAAACGGGGGTTGAACACATCTTCACCAACGATCTGATCTTCGAATTCACAAAAAACGGGAACACCGTGGTGGAGAGCGACGATGCGGACGCCGTCCTGAGCGGAACCATTGTCGCCATGCCTGTGGCGACCGTCGCCTATCGCGGTCAAATCACGTCCGTCGAGCGGCGCATTACCGCCGTTGTCAGTCTGAGTCTTTCAGATCGGAACGGAGAGATCATCTGGTCGGCAAACGGAATATCCGAAAGTGAAACCTACGGGATTCTGACGGAAAAAATCGCCACCGACTACAACAAACGCGAGGCCATCAGGGCGCTGTCGCAACGGCTTGCCGAGGCGGTCTACAGCCGTATAACAGACAAATTCTGA
- a CDS encoding FtsB family cell division protein, producing MFKRTLTIYLPILIVSAMFLMIIFGGKGLMDLKTMRLNKERIIQRNEALVEKNLSLHQTVVRLKDDPVFIEHVAREDLGLIKSDEIIMKLERQAVKGTPHD from the coding sequence TTGTTCAAGAGAACGCTGACAATCTACCTCCCGATCCTGATCGTTTCCGCCATGTTTTTGATGATCATTTTTGGGGGCAAAGGACTGATGGACCTCAAGACCATGCGGCTGAACAAGGAGCGCATCATCCAGAGAAACGAAGCGCTGGTCGAGAAGAATCTGTCCCTTCACCAAACCGTCGTCCGGCTCAAAGACGACCCCGTATTCATCGAACACGTCGCCCGGGAGGATCTGGGACTGATCAAGTCGGACGAAATCATCATGAAACTGGAACGACAAGCGGTTAAAGGAACACCACATGACTGA
- a CDS encoding 4Fe-4S dicluster domain-containing protein produces MDPVKPVNQDVIREMLKQKKNMEILVSVCASCGMCAESCFLYVNNDKDPSYMPSYKAIHSLGKMYRKKGNVTRAELEEMKDLVWNKCVLCTRCYCPIGISIPSMISWARSICRSQGVYREYDQPKVA; encoded by the coding sequence ATGGATCCAGTAAAACCGGTAAATCAAGATGTCATCCGGGAAATGCTGAAGCAGAAGAAGAACATGGAGATTCTGGTATCGGTATGCGCCAGCTGCGGCATGTGCGCTGAAAGCTGTTTTCTTTACGTCAATAACGACAAGGATCCCAGCTATATGCCTTCCTACAAGGCGATTCATTCCTTGGGGAAGATGTACCGGAAAAAGGGGAACGTCACTCGTGCCGAACTGGAAGAGATGAAGGATCTGGTCTGGAACAAGTGTGTTCTGTGCACGCGATGCTACTGCCCGATCGGCATCAGTATTCCGAGCATGATTTCATGGGCCAGAAGCATCTGTCGATCCCAGGGCGTCTACAGAGAATATGATCAACCCAAGGTAGCTTAA
- a CDS encoding nucleotide sugar dehydrogenase, with the protein MTEKTRQMKILCIGAGYVGGPTMAVIASQCPDIKVTVVDINPERIARWNSERLPIYEPGLDEVVRSARGRNLFFSTDIEAGIRESDMIFVSVNTPTKMFGTGAGMAADLQYWEKTARQIRECSNTPKIIVEKSTLPVKTAQAMKRIFDAGNHKTRFTVLSNPEFLAEGTAVNDLKHPDRVLIGSDTSPAGIRARESLVDIYARWVDRDRILTTNIWSSELSKLVANAFLAQRISSVNAISALCEKTDADIAEVTRAVGMDSRLGSKFLNASVGFGGSCFKKDILNLVYLCRYYGLNEVADYWEGVIRINEYQKERFVVNMLGNMFHTLSGKRICLLGFAFKAHTGDTRESPGIYIAKRLMEERAKLVVTDPEALENARFELQGVEGDVCYTEDPYAATDGCDAVALMTEWPQYAALDFDRIFRSMAQPAFIFDGRNILDHAKLYTIGFNVFPIGKPALTHFHDEPSIGG; encoded by the coding sequence ATGACTGAAAAAACGCGTCAAATGAAAATTCTCTGCATCGGAGCGGGGTATGTCGGAGGGCCGACAATGGCGGTGATCGCATCCCAGTGTCCGGACATCAAGGTCACGGTCGTCGATATCAATCCGGAACGGATCGCTCGTTGGAATTCGGAGCGCCTTCCCATTTACGAACCGGGTCTGGACGAGGTCGTTCGGTCGGCGAGGGGAAGAAACCTTTTTTTCAGCACGGATATCGAAGCCGGAATCCGGGAATCCGATATGATTTTCGTCAGCGTGAACACCCCGACAAAAATGTTTGGAACAGGCGCCGGAATGGCCGCGGATCTGCAATACTGGGAAAAAACCGCACGTCAGATCAGGGAGTGTTCCAACACACCGAAAATCATCGTCGAAAAAAGCACCCTCCCCGTGAAGACCGCTCAGGCCATGAAGCGAATTTTCGATGCCGGAAATCACAAGACGCGTTTTACGGTCCTCTCCAATCCGGAGTTCCTTGCCGAAGGCACCGCCGTCAATGATCTGAAGCATCCGGATCGGGTATTGATCGGGTCCGACACCTCTCCCGCGGGGATCCGCGCCAGGGAAAGCCTGGTAGATATCTATGCCAGATGGGTCGATCGGGATCGCATCCTTACCACCAATATCTGGAGCAGCGAACTCTCCAAGTTGGTCGCCAACGCCTTTCTCGCCCAGAGAATTTCATCCGTCAACGCCATTTCGGCGCTATGCGAGAAAACCGATGCCGATATTGCCGAGGTGACGCGGGCAGTCGGTATGGACAGCCGTCTGGGAAGCAAGTTCCTCAACGCCAGTGTCGGCTTCGGCGGCTCATGCTTCAAGAAAGACATCCTCAATCTGGTGTATCTTTGCCGATATTACGGTTTGAACGAGGTGGCGGATTACTGGGAGGGCGTCATACGCATCAACGAATACCAGAAGGAACGTTTTGTTGTCAATATGCTGGGAAACATGTTCCACACCCTTAGCGGAAAGCGCATCTGTCTTCTGGGTTTTGCCTTCAAGGCTCACACCGGCGATACCCGGGAGAGCCCCGGCATCTATATCGCAAAGCGGCTCATGGAGGAGCGGGCAAAGCTCGTCGTCACGGATCCGGAGGCACTGGAAAATGCGCGTTTCGAGCTTCAAGGCGTCGAGGGGGATGTCTGCTATACCGAGGATCCCTATGCGGCGACTGACGGTTGCGATGCCGTCGCGCTGATGACCGAGTGGCCTCAATACGCCGCTTTGGACTTCGACAGAATCTTTCGATCCATGGCGCAACCCGCCTTCATCTTCGATGGCAGGAACATCCTGGATCACGCGAAACTCTACACCATCGGGTTTAACGTGTTCCCTATCGGGAAACCGGCCCTGACCCATTTCCACGACGAACCGTCGATAGGCGGATAA
- a CDS encoding TRAP transporter small permease subunit yields the protein MPFEIVKQKGSRWIDACASAGNCVTMLFMVMIITLISVEIFIRTVFKFSTFISEKPLIYFLIAVVMAGAAQLLKNDGRSRRKARFSHGVVKVQRTFSLTIILAAFVLCSFAFYQSLIMLRHTYSMNPGVNHISGASLFIPQAVIPVGFLLFDLQLIGIFFSKVALPKRIRYRQKQ from the coding sequence ATGCCTTTTGAGATTGTTAAGCAAAAAGGTTCCCGCTGGATCGATGCCTGTGCGTCAGCCGGAAACTGCGTGACCATGCTGTTCATGGTCATGATCATCACCCTGATTTCCGTAGAAATATTTATACGAACCGTATTCAAATTCTCGACATTCATCAGCGAAAAACCACTGATCTATTTTTTGATCGCCGTTGTCATGGCGGGTGCTGCCCAACTGCTCAAAAACGACGGTCGATCCCGACGTAAGGCCCGGTTCTCACACGGGGTTGTCAAGGTTCAAAGAACCTTTAGTCTGACCATCATTCTGGCCGCATTCGTGCTCTGTTCCTTCGCATTCTACCAGTCTCTCATCATGCTTCGCCACACATACAGCATGAACCCTGGCGTGAATCACATTTCCGGTGCGTCACTCTTCATTCCCCAGGCAGTGATCCCCGTGGGCTTCCTGCTTTTCGACCTTCAACTGATTGGAATTTTTTTCAGTAAAGTCGCCCTGCCGAAACGGATTCGATACCGGCAGAAACAATGA
- a CDS encoding Smr/MutS family protein — MKRHRTKNDCSEGTFRPFENLRDLLDGRSQNIRSLDSHRSGPDKTDGCSKGENPQTEQELFADAMADVTPITGTRRHAAKHRHTGNRYPKTSCEQKTLEILKQLVDFGHGFEVSHTPEYMEGRGYRVSREVTRRLYNGDFAVQDHIDLHGFNVAAARDAFMTFMEKAVTDGKRAVLIVHGRGLSSPVGPVLKRKVYGWLTRGPIRKWVLAFTSARSCDGGAGATYVLLRLRPVTKRFRKNRDLQLKRTGSLCR, encoded by the coding sequence ATGAAACGACATCGGACAAAAAACGATTGTTCAGAGGGTACGTTCCGACCGTTTGAAAATCTGCGGGATCTCCTCGACGGACGATCGCAGAACATTCGGTCCCTGGATTCACACCGCAGCGGCCCCGACAAGACCGACGGCTGTTCGAAAGGGGAAAATCCTCAAACAGAGCAGGAACTGTTCGCGGATGCCATGGCGGACGTCACACCCATCACCGGGACGCGGCGTCATGCCGCGAAACACCGGCATACCGGTAACAGATACCCAAAAACCTCCTGTGAACAGAAGACCCTTGAGATTCTGAAGCAGCTGGTGGATTTCGGGCACGGCTTCGAGGTTTCCCATACGCCGGAATATATGGAAGGAAGAGGGTACCGCGTGAGCCGCGAGGTAACGCGAAGGCTTTACAACGGCGATTTTGCCGTCCAGGACCATATCGACCTTCACGGCTTCAATGTCGCCGCGGCCAGGGATGCGTTCATGACGTTCATGGAAAAGGCCGTCACTGACGGCAAACGAGCGGTGCTCATCGTGCACGGCAGAGGGCTTTCATCACCGGTTGGACCGGTCCTCAAGCGCAAGGTTTACGGATGGCTGACCCGCGGCCCCATTCGAAAATGGGTCCTGGCATTCACCAGTGCACGGTCCTGTGACGGCGGCGCGGGCGCCACCTATGTTCTGCTTCGCCTCAGGCCGGTTACGAAGCGATTCAGAAAAAACAGGGACCTTCAGCTCAAGCGTACCGGGAGCCTGTGCCGATAA
- a CDS encoding LysE family translocator, whose translation MLITFTGAMASAALLGLSAGLSPGPLLTLVITETLRKDSREGIKVALSPLLTDVPIIVVTVLVLSRLTDHMRLIGVISLLGGFFTAYLGYESLMFKGADPAVQAAVPSRSLRRGVVANLLNPSPYLFWLSIGAPLILDTWRVAPAAAVAFLLVFYGLLVGAKIFIAVAVGKSRHFLNSGHYVLAIRCLGLALLIFAGYFFRNAWAQLAGA comes from the coding sequence ATGCTCATCACGTTTACGGGGGCGATGGCTTCAGCGGCGCTGCTGGGTTTGAGCGCGGGGCTTTCGCCGGGACCGCTGCTCACGCTGGTCATCACCGAAACGCTCAGGAAGGATTCACGGGAGGGCATCAAGGTGGCCCTTTCTCCGCTGCTCACCGACGTCCCGATCATCGTCGTCACGGTGCTGGTGCTCTCCCGGTTGACGGATCACATGCGGTTGATCGGCGTCATTTCCCTCCTGGGCGGCTTTTTCACGGCCTATCTCGGCTATGAAAGCCTCATGTTCAAGGGAGCGGATCCGGCAGTTCAGGCCGCCGTTCCGTCACGATCGCTTCGGCGGGGGGTCGTCGCGAACCTCCTGAACCCCAGCCCTTACCTCTTCTGGCTCTCCATCGGCGCACCTCTGATCCTGGACACATGGCGGGTCGCTCCGGCCGCGGCCGTCGCATTTCTCCTCGTTTTTTATGGACTCCTGGTGGGCGCCAAGATTTTCATCGCCGTGGCCGTTGGGAAATCCCGACATTTCCTGAACAGCGGACATTATGTTCTGGCGATCCGCTGTCTGGGCCTTGCACTGCTGATTTTCGCCGGATATTTTTTCAGGAACGCCTGGGCTCAGTTGGCGGGTGCGTGA
- the rpsT gene encoding 30S ribosomal protein S20, with amino-acid sequence MANHKSALKRARQNVLRRERNRIVRTRMKNAVKQVRSAANENSKDAAVEHLNQAKSVIAKAAKKGVIHRNTAARKISRLAKLVNTVSL; translated from the coding sequence TTGGCAAACCACAAATCAGCTTTGAAGCGGGCACGCCAGAACGTGCTGCGGCGGGAACGGAACCGTATCGTCAGAACGCGAATGAAGAATGCCGTGAAACAGGTTCGGAGCGCGGCAAATGAAAACAGCAAGGATGCGGCAGTCGAGCATCTGAATCAAGCCAAATCGGTGATCGCCAAGGCCGCCAAAAAGGGTGTTATTCACCGGAATACTGCCGCACGAAAGATATCCCGTCTGGCCAAACTGGTTAATACCGTTTCTCTTTGA
- a CDS encoding NUDIX domain-containing protein: MKGWTVMSRQYRNPLVTVDIIIEMPASPKGDAVKGQEPGILLIERRNPPRGWALPGGFVDYGESLETAAVREAMEETSLEVTLLEQFHTYSAPDRDPRHHTVTTVYIGRASGIPKAMDDARNLQVFRKHELPADIVFDHARIIRDYYDYRAFGKKPDSRVPAAESVEPSCS, translated from the coding sequence ATGAAAGGATGGACCGTTATGAGCCGTCAATATCGAAATCCGCTGGTTACCGTCGACATCATCATCGAGATGCCCGCATCCCCGAAGGGAGATGCAGTCAAAGGGCAGGAGCCCGGGATTCTCCTCATCGAAAGGCGAAATCCGCCCCGTGGATGGGCCCTGCCCGGTGGGTTTGTCGATTACGGAGAGTCCCTTGAAACCGCGGCGGTGCGCGAGGCCATGGAAGAGACATCTCTTGAAGTCACGCTCCTGGAGCAGTTCCATACCTATTCGGCCCCCGATCGGGACCCCAGGCATCACACCGTGACAACGGTCTACATCGGCCGCGCTTCCGGCATTCCCAAAGCTATGGATGATGCAAGAAATCTGCAAGTGTTCAGAAAGCACGAACTTCCCGCCGATATCGTCTTCGACCATGCCCGCATCATCCGGGATTATTACGATTACAGGGCGTTCGGGAAAAAACCGGATTCCCGGGTTCCTGCGGCGGAATCAGTGGAACCATCATGTTCTTAA